A genomic stretch from Plasmodium reichenowi strain SY57 chromosome 2, whole genome shotgun sequence includes:
- a CDS encoding hypothetical protein (conserved Plasmodium protein, unknown function~part of same gene as PRSY57_0212500B~gap found within coding sequence) has translation MENCRYNSSLPFHFISDNIFCFLKDGYICFMNLLNNEKKYLYITCSQDEGYVAQYYFDVVKCRYEKKEEDCNKNMTINIMLLQNENKKNVKETCYIKKFVTNKIYHTLFLVINKHYHNILCSLAFENNSFEILNTNFVKTFKGKIKSMACTNNNIFVLIKKKKKIINKNKNNHMKSKILNQNVLASKHTLDRSLLLMKGENDVNVICESKKEKKKKKKTDNKNEKKKGHMEIKDVNDKINDKINEKINEEKNEDTNEDTNEDTNKDIHKDTNKDTNKDTNKDTHKDIHKDTHKDTHKDTHKDTHKDTHKDTHKDTHKDPYEEKENDNIPLGDHHSVQYNIFTFSILNKKEPDLKKIQFSNIILPIKKMIICPYDEKIIILLSHKSIVYIIMNKNNDDLKNMFIIKELIFNSPIITTTWIDNYIFLIYFLNNELIFLSFAKPCRNLYFYKCINNYSHITSFFYKSRNLYISFKTKEIVCFKIRYYEIPLTVFKKIQSTEGNYIDAKYLFRKRPRYIKINHNERNVKDDKEGNDEIREGEDFLRNNNKNFSDVKKRKKKNDKNNYEIIFNNILREIKRLENKLLYNDYNIFYEDVEINKDELKNRLSARSLSVYNKYFNLNLLGHNKKKRIRQDIQNNMYDNKYKCVEEDVCINPNIQKELIFYEYDDDDNNNILWSSHLYFLKKKKKKKFENFHYNDENVIKLLEFVSIINLDKYILNNISSFYIISKYLFLLLDNGLLYYTKKNDDGKIYDFLELSNFYICYYKNINKIVDIKIINEHDIYYMDKKHILKNYSLKNNYLNIINTKEKIQSYNIFSMLENSTCIFLSLNDGSFYFINITKHKILLYDNLQNFSNLGHNQIYCSFKKNKYIQYSVFNKLNEYIFNGYFYVQQYIILFFLIYSTSHKKFFIYLVENIHIYILFKKIHQTNILYTYNNKSIITTKGQKKSSNYILYNFSLYKTLNKDYMCLLCSDKKVSYFYMFFFDLPREEEIKMYISEKKKKKIINNNNNKKYICNRSNKYNDNNYKENQKNEVQNYHDDHHHDDDDEKSYPLLYTRNIFFCSIKNTNIVYAKCIGNYMVVADYYLNITFYYIKEHFNHYYLSSGEVPSSFFLPHTLEERCVFKMKKKKEKDRKKKERDKYTYNMKEEGESKIDHSTHHNMENMMQRFFFFKRKKLKNTTQFNDNMIKEDKIEEKINEDFVTTEEGEKKSNNKIKNNTQHNNNNNNNNDVFICNSLFELLLNKEKSFFLNINHGKLKYINERMHTSELTCIDIITTNNILICIYFNSINYPLEINPHINIRYMPYLNNDIQYYYPLIIKSNNNYENNNMYDLFLIKKKNFLLLRNNIKEDEEVNIKLKERDHSTIYNPKLIQNQQNDQTYNTKCVEENILNVTTNSNEHISFYISKWIIEDNNTSYYINDSLIKNMNVVFLKIKNDISQNYTNKKRKNFFEDIVCMEKKYIENNNNNKNNTNNTNNTNSTNNTNNTNNTNNNDKKNVKVDINMNIPTHYNILKNKTLLNDVEKAKCIEPQNNNHNIYNNKEIEFKQTPNIDKLKEEKTYILKDKNYIIHNKNTNYFFDNETIIFTFIKDNSSQNISLKKCLKIYQNKYYLQEKYEKRKKQEKKITYLRKQLNDLIKTNYKNEHMKIDRCTFFFDKKYINEEDILIYEYKKIKKKFKKTKKQKLYIINKLQKKCSILNKIDFLCAFKKNLYVVNFYNNQIGYKFCNYISYPSNKSNHLSNEKINFSSYNNLLSYNDLSSYNNISSHNNISSHNNLSPHNNLSSHNNLSPHNNLSPHNNLSSYNLCSSPYTDKIKCLRFLQIKEFFFLHNIDKNNTLFFLKDYTDYIDRYLQDFSSLYFYHYYPCTNINLNFLYSNLFNVNPLQGEVDDLRWNYLLYSPYELFTNSRKRLQCYILKILIEQKKKKFQNDFESLKEEKNHCLKEINFLINKLKSSLQDVEKYMSYNFSYYINMKLFIKNQPWYDKGRIYNIPDAIEKDLLLKIQLNKLNIETKKDINKENYILQKKYNEQKENINVHTCTQYYNLKHEMKNSPST, from the exons ATGGAGAACTGTAGATATAACTCTTCACttccttttcattttattagTGATAACATATTTTGTTTCCTAAAAGATGGATACATATGTTTTATGAATTTATTAAacaatgaaaaaaaatatctttatattaCGTGTTCACAAGATGAAGGTTATGTAGCACAATATTATTTCGATGTAGTAAAATGTagatatgaaaaaaaagaagaggattgtaataaaaatatgacaataaatataatgttattacaaaatgaaaacaaaaaaaatgttaaagaaacatgttatataaaaaagtttgttacaaataaaatatatcatacTTTATTCTTagttataaataaacattatcataatattttatgttcGTTAGcttttgaaaataatagCTTCGAAATTCTGAACACGAATTTTGTTAAAACTTTCAAAGGGAAAATAAAATCTATGGCATGCACgaataataacatttttgtcttgataaaaaaaaaaaaaaaaattataaataaaaataaaaataatcacatgaaaagtaaaatattaaatcaAAATGTCCTGGCATCTAAACACACACTTGATCGATCACTCCTTTTAATGAAAGGAGAGAATGATGTTAACGTTATATGTGAATCCaagaaggaaaaaaaaaaaaaaaaaaaaacagaCAACAAAAATGAGAAGAAAAAGGGCCACATGGAAATAAAAGATgtaaatgataaaataaatgataaaataaatgaaaaaataaatgaagaaaaaaatgaagatacaaatgaagatacaaatgaagatacaaataaagatatacaTAAAGATACAAACAAAGATACAAATAAAGATACAAATAAAGATACACATAAAGATATACATAAAGATACACACAAAGATACACACAAAGATACACACAAAGATACACACAAAGATACACACAAAGATACACACAAAGATACACACAAAGATCcatatgaagaaaaagaaaacgATAATATCCCCTTAGGTGATCATCACAGTGTACAATATAACATTTTCACATTTTccatattaaataaaaaagaacccgatttaaaaaaaatacaattttcaaatataatattacctataaaaaaaatgataatatgtccatatgatgaaaaaataataatattgttatcaCATAAAAgtattgtatatattattatgaacaaaaacaatgatgatttaaaaaatatgtttatcATAAAAGAACTTATTTTTAATAGTCCTATTATTACTACAACATGGATAGataattacatatttttaatttattttttaaacaacgaattaatatttttaagtTTTGCAAAGCCTTGTAGAAAcctatatttttacaaatgTATTAATAACTATTCACATATTacatcttttttttataagtCGAGGAATTtgtatatatcttttaaaacCAAAGAAATCGTATGTTTTAAGATTCGTTATTATGAAATTCCCTTGACtgtttttaaaaag ATACAAAGCACTGAAGGTAATTATATAGATgcaaaatatttattcagAAAAAGACCTagatatataaagataaatCATAATGAGCGAAATGTAAAAGATGATAAAGAAGGCAATGATGAAATACGTGAGGGAGAGGATTTCCTTaggaataataataaaaatttttctGATGTcaaaaaaaggaaaaaaaaaaatgataagaATAACTATGAAATCAtctttaataatatattaagggaaataaaaagattagaaaataaattattatacaatgattataatatattttatgaagatgttgaaataaataaggaTGAACTAAAAAATAGGTTAAGTGCAAGAAGTTTGAGtgtttataataaatattttaatttgaATCTTTTAGGTCATAATAAGAAGAAGAGGATAAGACAagatatacaaaataatatgtatgataataaatataaatgtgtTGAAGAAGATGTATGTATAAATCCTAATATCCAGAAagaattaattttttatgaatatgatgatgatgataataataatatattatggtCGTCCcatttgtattttttaaaaaaaaagaagaagaaaaaatttgaaaatttccattataatgatgagaatgtaataaaattattagaGTTTGTTtctataataaatttagataaatatattttaaataatataagtagtttttatataatatctaaatatttatttcttttactAGATAACggtttattatattatactaaaaaaaatgatgatggcaaaatatatgattttttaGAATTATctaatttttatatatgttattataaaaatataaataaaatagtagatataaaaataataaatgaacatgatatatattatatggataagaaacatatattaaaaaattattctttaaaaaataattatttaaacattataaatacaaaagaaaaaattcaatcatataatatctttTCTATGTTAGAAAATAGTActtgtatatttttatccttAAATGATGGATCTTTCtattttataaacattacaaaacataaaattttattatacgATAATCTACAGAATTTTAGTAATTTAGGACATAACCAAATATATTGtagttttaaaaaaaacaaatatatacaatatagtgtttttaataaattgaatgaatatatattcaatgGTTACTTTTACGTAcaacaatatattatattattttttttaatatattctacatctcataaaaaattttttatttatctggtagaaaatatacatatatatattttattcaaaaaaatacatcagacgaatattttatatacatataataacaaaagTATCATCACTACGAAGGGACAAAAGAAATCTTctaattatattttatataatttctcGTTATATAAAACTCTGAATAAGGATTATATGTGTTTATTATGTTCAGATAAAAAGGTgtcttatttttatatgttcttTTTTGACCTCCCAAGGGAAGAGGAAATCAAAATGTACATAtcagaaaaaaagaagaaaaaaataataaacaataataataacaaaaaatatatatgtaatcgtagcaataaatataatgataataattataaggagaatcaaaaaaatgaagTTCAAAATTATCACGATGATCATCATcatgatgatgatgatgaaaaatcctatcctttattatatacaagaaatatttttttctgttCAATCAAGAATACAAATATTGTGTATGCTAAATGTATAGGGAATTATATGGTGGTTGctgattattatttaaacattactttttattatattaaagaacattttaatcattattatttatcgTCAGGTGAAGTTccttcttctttttttcttccgCATACATTGGAAGAACGTTGTGTTTTTaagatgaagaaaaaaaaagaaaaagacagaaaaaaaaaagaaagagacaaatatacatataacaTGAAAGAAGAGGGTGAATCCAAAATTGATCATTCAACACATCATAATATGGAAAACATGATGCaaagatttttttttttcaaaagaaaaaaattaaaaaacaCAACACAATTTAATGACAATATGATTAAAGAGGACAAAATTGAAgagaaaataaatgaagatTTTGTTACAACAGAAGaaggagaaaaaaaaagtaataataaaataaaaaataatacacaacataataataataataacaataataatgatgtatttatttgtaattctttatttgaattattaCTTAATAAAGAgaaatcattttttttgaatattaaCCATGggaaattaaaatatataaatgaacGTATGCATACATCAGAATTAACATGTATTGATATTATAacaacaaataatatattgatatgtatatattttaattctATTAATTATCCTCTTGAAATAAATccacatataaatattagATATATGCCTTATCTAAATAACGatatacaatattattatcctttGATCATCAAAAGTAATAACAACTAtgagaataataatatgtatgatttatttttgatcaaaaaaaaaaatttccttcttttaagaaataatataaaagaagatGAAGAAGTAAATATCAAACTAAAGGAAAGGGATCATTCTACAATATACAATCCTAAATTAATACAAAATCAACAAAATGATCaaacatataatacaaaatgTGTTGAAGAAAACATACTTAATGTTACAACAAACTCTAATGAACATAtctctttttatatttccaAGTGGATCATTGAAGATAATAACAcatcatattatataaatgattccttgataaaaaatatgaatgttgtctttcttaaaataaaaaatgatatatcacaaaattatacaaataagaaaagaaaaaactTTTTTGAAGATATTGTATGTATggagaaaaaatatatagaaaataataataataataaaaacaatacAAACAATACAAACAATACAAACAGTACAAACAATACAAACAATACAAACAATACAAACAATAATGATAAGAAGAATGTGAAGGTAGACATCAATATGAATATACCTAcacattataatatattaaagaatAAAACCTTATTAAATGATGTAGAAAAGGCAAAATGTATAGAACCccaaaataataatcataatatatataataataaagaaatagaATTCAAACAAACACCAAATATAGATAAACTAAAGGAGgaaaaaacatatatattgaaagataaaaattatattattcataataaaaatactaATTATTTTTTCGACAACGAAAcaattatatttacttttatCAAAGATAATTCTTcacaaaatatatctttaaaaaaatgtttgaaaatttatcaaaacaaatattatctacaagaaaaatatgaaaaaagaaaaaaacaagaaaaaaaaattaccTATCTAAGAAAACAACTTAatgatttaataaaaacaaactataaaaatgaacatatGAAAATTGACAGATGTacgtttttttttgataaaaaatatataaatgaagaagatatacttatttatgaatataaaaagataaaaaaaaaatttaaaaaaacaaaaaaacaaaaattatatattattaataaattacaaaaaaaatgttctatattaaataaaatcgattttttatgtgcattcaaaaaaaatctgtatgttgtaaatttttataataatcaaattggatataaattttgtaattatatatcatatcCATCGAACAAATCAAATCATTTATcgaatgaaaaaattaatttctcatcttataataatttattatcttataatgatttatcatcttataataatatatcatctcataataatatatcatctcataataatttatcaccccataataatttatcatctcataataatttatcaccccataataatttatcaCCCCATAATAATTTGTCTTCTTATAATTTATGTTCATCTCCTTATAcagataaaataaaatgtttacgatttttacaaataaaagaatttttttttttacacaACATTGATAAGAACaatacattattttttctcaAAGATTACACTGATTATATTGATAGATATCTTCAAGATTTCTCGtctctttatttttaccaTTACTATCCATGtacaaatattaatttaaattttctaTACTCAAACTTATTTAATGTGAATCCTTTACAAGGAGAAGTAGATGACTTACGATGGAACTATCTCCTCTATTCTCCGTATGAACTTTTCACAAACTCTAGGAAGAGACTCCAGTGttacattttaaaaatattgatagAACAg aaaaaaaaaaagtttcAAAACGATTTTGAAAGCctaaaagaagaaaagaatCATTGCCTCAAGGAAATAAACTTCTTGATAAATAAACTTAAATCCTCTCTACAAGACgtagaaaaatatatgagctacaatttttcttattatataaatatgaaattatttataaaaaatcaaCCATGGTATGATAAAGGGCGCATATACAATATTCCAGACGCTATAGAAAAAGAccttttattaaaaatacaattaaacaaattaaacattgaaacaaaaaaagatataaataaagaaaattatattttacaaaaaaaatataatgaacaaaaagaaaatattaatgtGCATACTTGTACACAATATTACAATTTGAAGCACGAGATGAAGAACTCTCCTTCCAC
- a CDS encoding hypothetical protein (conserved Plasmodium protein, unknown function), giving the protein MMENKVCNYSLRSRIESIFKGYNNMINSNGELIQNSDVERDCNTETCLNKEKYMNKNEECIRIKRKISNDDNMSIFIKGRKYLFIENYTSVIYEKCEDKLNIILANKYLEQGIIEVQLKGNVTFIIPCCLNKNILSCFLPQLERGLYHLFFFFNKERMFIKLLRPGSELSDDIKSIPLHVIEITDFSHGLKKNKITDKNKEYIINSTHNNFYTNKELIKLYNNIYNNYNNIYNDEYKKNNKISLQKNFYLHYNNEEHFYNFLNSYKDQFIDHSSFTTKIRNSYQHNKDIEREKKENNSIDINNMNFISQLNLEKHVVQSRIPILYKRLLYDNCIYENKMVIMHFHTKIFEYNPFNILSTHIFTKSEIEKDGYIIFAFNIIPIKINPNKNKSKYINSYHNEDIYKKKNINKKINYSSNILNSSGEKKEEIENSYMSTLFILNSDERNCVDIRLWKYIKTVECNKNDISNNFYLSKNNYKNVVCPISPQLINNKNIFKRYSEGLKISDKVSIFFEDWNEDILPVQKFVNSFEYDIPYKKLNELSNYVEDINGDILLYNDFNENDKNDHMCDDTIKSQNESINDYQYNNNESELITNTSMNQNNFYIKDMEKNKINNKDKMNKISMKYLFNNFVSFVLIIDEKIYHSVTPINKFILLFIINYWMNFVEK; this is encoded by the coding sequence atgatgGAAAATAAAGTATGTAATTACTCTTTAAGAAGTAGGATAGAAAGTATTTTTAAAGGATACAATAATATGATTAATTCAAATGGAGAGTTAATACAAAATAGTGATGTTGAAAGGGATTGTAATACAGAGACTTGTTTAAATAAAGAGAAGTACatgaataaaaatgaagaatgCATTCgtattaaaagaaaaatatcTAACGATGATAACATgtccatttttattaaaggaagaaaatatttatttattgaaaATTACACATCAGTgatatatgaaaaatgtGAAGATAAATTGAACATAATTTTGGctaataaatatttagaACAAGGTATCATAGAAGTTCAATTAAAAGGAAATGTAACATTTATTATTCCTTGTtgtttaaataaaaatatcttAAGTTGTTTTTTGCCACAACTGGAAAGAGgattatatcatttattttttttttttaataaagaaaGAATGTTTATTAAATTGTTACGACCTGGATCTGAATTAAgtgatgatataaaatcTATACCCCTTCATGTTATAGAAATAACTGATTTTAGTCATggtttaaaaaaaaataagattacagataaaaataaagaatatataataaatagtacacataataatttttatacaaataaagaacttatcaaattatataataatatttacaacaattataataatatatataatgatgaatataaaaaaaataataaaattagtctacaaaaaaatttttatcttcactataataatgaagaacatttttataacttTCTTAATTCTTACAAAGATCAGTTTATTGACCATTCTTCTTTTACAAcaaaaataagaaattcTTATCAACATAATAAGGATATagaaagagaaaaaaaagaaaacaacagtatagatataaataatatgaactTTATTTCACAATTAAATCTGGAAAAACATGTAGTACAAAGTAGAATCCCTATTTTATACAAACGATTATTGTATgataattgtatatatgaaaataaaatggtTATTATGCATTTCCACACCaaaatatttgaatataaTCCTTTCAATATCTTATCAACACATATCTTTACAAAAAGTGAAATAGAAAAAGATGgatatatcatttttgcatttaatataatacctataaaaattaatccaaacaaaaataaaagtaaatatattaattcttatcataatgaagatatttataaaaaaaaaaatattaacaaaaaaattaattattcATCAAATATTCTGAACAGTTCAggtgaaaaaaaagaagaaattgAAAATAGCTATATGAGTacattattcattttaaatTCGGATGAAAGAAATTGTGTAGATATAAGATTatggaaatatataaaaactGTTGAATGTAACAAAAACGATATATCGAATaacttttatttatctaaaaataattataaaaatgtcGTATGTCCAATATCACCTcaattaattaataataaaaatatatttaagaGATATTCTGAAGGGTTAAAAATATCTGACAAGGTCAGCATATTTTTCGAAGATTGGAATGAAGACATATTGCCTGTTCAGAAATTTGTTAATTCGTTTGAATATGATATACCTTATAAAAAGTTAAATGAATTATCTAATTATGTTGAGGATATAAATGGGGACATTTTACTATATAATGATTTTAACGAAAACGACAAAAATGATCATATGTGTGACGATACTATAAAAAGTCAGAATGAAAGTATAAATGATTATCagtataataataatgaaagTGAGCTTATAACAAACACATCTATGaatcaaaataatttctACATTAAAgatatggaaaaaaataaaatcaaCAATAAAGacaaaatgaacaaaatatcAATGAAATATctatttaataattttgtgtcctttgttttaataatcgatgaaaaaatataccaCAGTGTTACTcctataaataaatttattttattatttataattaattattgGATGAACTTTGTGGAAAAATAA